In the genome of Euleptes europaea isolate rEulEur1 chromosome 4, rEulEur1.hap1, whole genome shotgun sequence, the window CGGCTGGGCTGGTTGGGGTACTGGCTCCGCACGTACTCCTCCAGGGCGCACTGCGACTTCTCCTGCAAGCTCTCGATGTGCGCCGCGTCCGACAGGCCACAGGCATCTGCCCCGgccgcgaggggggggggggagaggggggagagaagtcacggttagccgggggggggggcagtagtcACGGCGCCcagctcccttccccctccacggCCCACCCCCGGcccagacccccctccccaccctttgtGCCGCTGCATCTTTCACCTTGCAAATAAATCAAGGCCGCCGGAGCCATCTTGCCCCCGCCGGCGACCTGGCCCCCGCCGCCCGGGGAGCGGCGGCCAGCCAGGGAGCGTCTGCCGGGGAGAGCCGCATCCTATTGTTAGCCCCTGGACACAatcctctttgccccccccccccagctaggcAAGCCCAacgagcctgggggggggggcttcgcggCCTCCCTCCCCGCCCACCCCCAGTCCCACATCATCAGCTAAAGGAAAAGACTGCAGGGCGGAATCGATGGGCCCGGGCGAGCGGCGGCGGAACCGGCAGGCTCTGGGAGTCGCCCGCGCGGAAAGGGGGGCCGTTTCCATTGGCGAGGAAGGacgggaggaagggaagggaaggcctgCTTTGTCTCGGGATCTCGGAGATCGAGCGATTGGGAATTGGTCGCGTCTATGTAAGCTGTATAAtcatcgctcccccccccccagcctgtgcTCTAAGCAGGCGTCTGCAGCTGCTCTCGCTGGCTCGCTCGCACACACAAAGCTGCGCCGGCTGCCGCGCATGAGCCGGGGCAAAGACGGTCTGGAAACGGGGGCCGACAGCCAGGCCCGGGGGTGGTGTACTGTATCCCCCCAAACACCCAGATGCCTCGCACCTCTCCACAGCCAGCAAGAGGAACCCCCCCCAtaattttctccctttctttctctctttctctctctcttttccttccttccttcctcaaatAAACCCCCCTAGATTGTATTTGGAAGGGAGGCCCCACACCTATGCGGGACGTCATTCCGGCTCAAGAAACTGCCGGGCAGAGAATCGCAGGGTCGCCGTCGCCTCCCTCGTTCAAACCGCACGCCCTGTTTTCCTATATTAATAATGCATATTTCAAAACACCAGGATCACAAGCCAGGAGCCGGCGAAAAGCAGGGCGGCTGAGCGCAGATCAAAGGCAGCCTCGGCTAAATATGAATTAATCGCAGGGTAATGGCCCCCAAAAGGACGTCGCAGCCTGGCGAATGTGAAACGATGACCCCGGAAAAGGCACTACAGAGTATTCAAAgcagtcgcccccccccccgcaaagaagAAGAGAATCGGTGGCATTGTACTGAAGTTGGAGCTCTTTCTTTTTCCAAGATTGCCCAACACCTTCATCTCCAAGCCTTTGGCCTGGAGCGAAAACAGAAATAAACCCAGCTCTAATTCAGGCCCTTCGGAGGAAAAGACCCCCGTGACCCCAGCAACGGACCAAGGGGCGCTTAGATGTACAATTAATCGCCGCCGACTGTTGTGCTAATCCATACCTTGGCCTTAAAGGCAGTGATCATTTGtaacatctaaaaaaaaaaaaaaaaccaagggaggggagagaagcaggAGGCAATAACACACCCCACACCTCGGGAGCGCGGAGGCTGCCCTGGCTGGCGATCACCAGCGGAGAGTCCCCGGCCTCCTTCGACGGGGGGCTGTCAAGAGGTCACCTGGCTTCCACGTATCCAGCCAGCGCCTAACCTTGCTGTTTAGGCCGCATAACCTGTCAAACCAGGCAATCTTAAAACGGGTtcagttccctccctccctcgcagcACGTTTCTTTGGAGGCTTCTTTCCCCAGGATGGTGAAATATCTATCCGGCCGTCGACCACAAATGCCCCTCCGGCTCACAGCTGCCCCGGGAACCTTGAGAAAGGGCATCGACAGAGAGATGGGAAGGAGGCTGACCTCCTATCTTATTTTCTTTTCTCTCGACCCCTCACTCTTTTTGCATTCCCAACACATCTCTAAATAAATGCTGCAtcagtctgtttttttttaagcgccCTTTGGTatgttttaaccccccccccccgccacaagcAGGCTGGATTATATTTGGCTCCCCTCGCATTAAACAGGCTTCAGTCCAGGAggacttctttccaagccaatGTGTCTACAACGGGGGGGGGAGTTTTCTTTCAACCTCCGCAGCAACAACAGGATCTGAAAATTAATTAAACAATCTATGCTATCTGATCGATTAGCTGATTGAGTCGAGATGAAATAGAGCAAAGACAGAAAGCTGGGCGTAAGCCGCGCACCTTCTGCGAGTTACGTCTCAGAAAGGGTGAAGGGGGCTGGGGGCGCGCGCGctgggaagggccaggggaagggagggcggaGGTGGAAATTGCGCGTGGCCCACTTTTTAAGATGGCCATATTTCTTCCCGCAGTCATTATTTCTCCATATTTCTTCCTTCCAGTCTATGGCAaagaaatgatgtaaataaataatcattaCTGTTCCACGCACGCCAACCTGAGCCTTTGTACTACAGGGAATGTATTTCATGTAACGCATCCAGAAGAGTTTAGTGCTCAGGAAATATAGACGTAATCAGCTCGCATATAACCAGAAATCAAAGTTCTTATGGCGCAGGAGATGGATTTATTGAGCTGATCTTATCTAACCCGGTCCCTCCGTGGGAGACTTTGTATATCAAAACAGGGAGGGGGGGTGTTCAGAAGGAGCATTCTTTAATGAAGCTGGCATATTTGAGGGGGACGAAACAAAACAAAGCAGGTTTACGGCTTTCGTGCCACCGGTGGTACAGGCTCCAAACTTTGGTGGGTGAAAAGAAGCACCCAGGGCCCTGATGGTGGCAGCGGCCAAACCGGCAAACCCAAGCCAGGAACCTTGATCCCAACCTCTTAAAAACCGctgacttggaagtaagtccctttTGGCGTTCAGGAAGGGGGCTGTGTAATTAAAAACCCTTGGGACAAGGTGACTAAAAATGTCTTTTCCATCCATCAAAGTTTGCTTAAAAAGTTGGATGACTTGGCGAAAGACCTGCCATAAATTATCCTCTGGCGAGCAATCAAAGGAAGATTAGGCCCAAGtggaaatgggtggggaaagTGAAGGGCGGGAGGAAGAAGAAACGGGATAGCTATTGTGGCATTCTTGGTTTTCTAtctttatgccccccccccccaattcaagcCTGGAAAATAACATGATTCTTGTTCCCACCCCCATTTGATTGGGGCATCGATTCAATTGCACCACCTTGATGAAAGTAAAAGATATTAAAACGCAGGCGCTCAGACATGTAGGTAGAAACAGAGATAAGATAACCATCTTATAAAGTCATCGAGCTAGGCCCTGAGCGAGAATTTGACAGAGCAGCAAGGAATCCTCCTCTTTTGTCCCCTGGTTTTGGGGTGTGTGTCCCACCTCCTAGCCAGGTCTTTCTGCTTCCAAGCCAAGGCATCAGGCCGACCTCTTCTTTAGGGCTGGGACCTAAAAGGTGCATTTTTAACCAGCCCAGCAATTCTCACCCTCTGGCCGGTTTAGAGCTGatcgctcccccacccccaaggaaacCAAAAGCAGAGCAGGAGGAATCCTCCTCTTTTGCCCCCTGGGGGGGATGGTGTCCCAGCTTTTAGCCAGGCCTTTCGGCATCCAAGCCAATGAATCAGGCCGACCTCTTTCTTTAGGGCTGGACCTAAAAGGGGCATTTTTAACCTGCCCAGCAATTCTCACCCACTGGCCGGTTTAGAGCTGACCGCCTCCTCCCAAGGAAACCAGTTAACCAAAAGCAGAGCAGGCTGGCAGGAGGACTCTCCAGTTAAATCAGCCTGGGACACAAACAAACACGCCACCGGGGGTCTCGGTTTTGTCCGTTTTGAACACCCCCCTTCGGCCAGACGAGGCTCCCGAAGATAAAACGCGCCCCAACGAGGAGGCGGCTGTCCAGTAAATCGCCCATTTGTTTCCAGATCTGCCCTTGGTCCTCCGCGGAGGAGGAGGCCGCGGCCTTCCAGCGCCCTCGCGGCGGGCCTGCATTTGCAGCCGGAGGAACGAGGGGGGGGCAGTCACAGTCCACGGTCCGGGAGCGCCACGCATACCAAtgagacccccccctccccacccggaGACGTTCTCCGAGGCTCCGATCGATATTAAGACCAGGTTTGCGACGCTACGACCGCGCCTGCAAAGGCAGGAGCCGTCCGGCCACGGCGCCGCGACCCTCCCGCCCCGCCCGCACGGAAGGGCTCCTGGCGGATCCCCGCACCGAGCCAGGccagctgtggccatttatgcacgggaggttttgccttggatttgcctctagATGCAGGTTTTCCCCatccgcattctcaaaactctgccttatttggcagttttgagaattcggatggggaaaatgtgcatctagagagaggcaaatccaaggcaaaacctcccatggcaTAAACGGCCTTTTGTTCCTAGGCCGCTTTTGTGCAGCCGTTCGGGACATTTTCCAGGGCCGTTTGAACGGGCCTAGAAGGAAAAAGGatatttccagattttttttttttttttaaagaaaggtggTAGACCAACACCCGCGCCAGGCCCCCGAACTGCCAACCCGAGGACTTCTTATCTCGGGTTCCATTTCCTGGCGCTTTGATGTTTCTATATATTTCCCTAGCGCAGGTTGCGGGGATGAAAGATGTCTTTTGGGTCTTATGGGGGCTCCAACCGGGGCACTTCAAAGGCGACGCTTAATGCACTCCCCGGCAAACTTAATTTGAACCATCTATCATAAGCGAAATGGCGAACGTGCGCCTCGCCCCCCGCCTACCCTTaatttgatatatatattttgcaggcGATCTGTTACCTTTTCCCGATATTTGCTCGGCGCCGCGTTGTTAGGAGAAAAGAAACGGGCTCTCCTAGCCTCGACCTCCTCACTCTAAGCCTGACCGGAAGCCCTCTTTCCCACTTGCTGGCTGGGGAGGGTATGTGTGTGCGTCTCTTTTTCTTTAAAGCGGAGCTGGAATCCATTTTTACGAGCCTTACGAACCAACAGAGGCTGCGAATATGAACGGTTTTCGATACCGGGGCAGCGGTAAAGCGgtgttatttatgatttatttgtgCCGGTGTTATTGGAATCAGCTCTGGCAAGGAGGAGGCCTGTCTGTAAGGCCTTGGTCATttacgcacaggaggttttgccttggatttgccgctgtctagatgcacatttcccccatgtgaATTATCAAAACCCTGcacaggggcttattgttgagtttcgataatttggatggggggggggggaaatatgcatctagagagcagcaaatccaaggcaaaacctcccgtgcataaatggcccttgaaaCCACCATCCTGCccaccttcccttttctttcttaggacaccccccccccaacacacaccccgtacaatatatatatatatatatatatatatatatatatatatatatatatatatatatatatatatatacagatctAAAATGGAAGGTGGGTGAGAGATGTAAAGTtgcaccctcccccccaccgctgGCAGGCTGAATACACAAGAATCAGCAGACCCCCCCTTCCATTTGTCAGTTTCACCGGAGGGCTAcaggaaggccccccccccacttccgcaAACAGCAGCCCAGGTCTCTCTCTCAGCCCTTTTACTCGACCAGAGGGAATCCTGGCAGATCtaaatttctggggggggggggtggtggtggtggagaaagggAGTCTTTTCCTCCAAGGCCAACTCAGTTTTGGTCTTTACAGGGATGTCCGGTATGGACTCCAAGGGCGGGGCTGCCACCTCTGGGTGCCCCCAACGGCGCTAgccaggggtcactgggggtttggtggggaggtagttgtgaatttcctgcattgtgcagggggttggactagatgaccctggtgctcccttccaactctatgattctagctgGGGGGGGTGGTCAGCCTGGGGGGGGTACTCCTTGGGGGCGCCTCCCGCTGCCCGGGCCTgggcctcctccctctcccctccccgggcCAGGCCACTGACCTGACGTGAAGAGGACGATGGCTTTGAGGCAGCTGTACTCGGCCGAGTCGACGTGGAGGGCCTTGAGCTTCTCCACCTGCTCCTGGAAGATGCGGATGTGGTCCATGAAAGCCACCACGCGGTCGGCGGACATGGGCGAGGCGTGGAGGCCGGCGGCGGCCAGGAGCGGGGCCACGTGCAGCGGCATGGAGCACTGGGCGGCGTTGAGGACGAAGAGCTCGCTCCAGGTGAGGCGCAGCAGGGCCACCTGGTCGGTGATCTGCAGGTCCGGGAAGAAGGGGATGTTGCGGGCCCACTCGACGGCGCTGAAGAGCAGCCGCGCCGCCAGCTCGCAGATGTTCTCGATGCCCATGATGTTGTTGGGCTGCATGCACTGGCTGCCGTAGCGCGACGTCGGGTAGGGCTCGGCCCGCAGCAGCAGCGAGATGTAGCCCGACAGGTAGCAGTGGCCGTTCAGCGGGTCGCCGTTGGTCAGCGCGTACTGGCCCGGGTTCGGCTGGCTCGGAGGCATCCTGCCTCGCTGAACCGCTGAcgggaagagggagagggagagaccgggagaggaaatgtgcatccagcAGCCGTGGCAAACCCCAGCCCGCCAGCCGCGCGCGATGCAAAGCCGCCTTCCcgcagcaacacacacacacacacaccagcgcgCACATACACaccacacacgcgcacacacacaaatcgggggggggagggggggagggcgcGCCATGCAAGCCCCCGGACTTGCATTGTTGTGCAAATGGGGACCTTGCTGCCTCCCCTGACAAGActgcctaataataataataataataataataataatatccatAAAACAGCCCCCGCCATAGCTACAAACAGCCAGCTCTCCCCTCCCGAAGACTCCCACAGCCATTCTAGGTTCCCAACCAAGCGGGCGCTGGAGCTTCCAAAAGGCCATTCGGCAAAGTCTCTGCGGGATCTAACCAGTCTTTCTTAGCAAAGGGGCCGACAAAGGTGCTGCttgttttgggaagggggaatccaCCTCCTATCTTCCATATGACTTCCCCTTACAACTAGATCCAAGCTCAActtctgacattaaaaaaaaaaaaaggctaaggAATACCCGCTCCCGGCTTCAAGAATGCTCTCCCTGTCTAAGGGGGGGGGTAGGGGTTAaaggagttttattttatttttttaaaaaaggataaatGAAATAAGATTTGGACTTACTGAATCCAAACATGAGTGTCAAAGTGGGAGGGGTAAGATTCAGTTCTTGCCTGGGCTGGTGGAGCTGGAAAAAGGCACCCCAGTGAAGGCACAAGCTTGCCACTGCTCAAAAATATACAGGATGCAGGAACTATCCCATCCAAAACGTAAGCAGGCTGGGAGTTCTTGAAGCTGagcaaagtttgtgtgtgtgtgtgtgagagagagagagagtgagcaagtgtgtgtgtggggtactTAATCAAGGCCAGCAATTCAGCCTCATGCCATGTAAACAAGGGTAACTTAAGGCAAAGATTCCGCCACATCGTAAAGCGCagaaaattaacatttttttcatttcccaggcggaaaatatatattttcttcagCCTTTTCTGGGGTaaatcctcctcctctttttttttaaaacagggaaTTTTTTCTTAATGTTCCCAAGGACCTGTCAGACTCTTCCCCAGCTCAAAATTATCTTTCCAAACTTGGCACTTTTGCGTTTCAATTAAATGCAAACACCGTTCAAAGACGGTGCCCtagtctgtctctttctctcatctctcccccctttctttctgtccATGCACATGTATGGATGTCCCCTCTCCTCTCAACAGCTCTCTGAAGCCACAAATGAAGTCGTCAGGGGCCAGCTTTAAAGAAAAACCTTCCCTTTTTTGGGGGCGTGGGGGAAAAGAGAACAAATATTATCCCGAAAACCCTTCTACGCCACAAAGTGGACAGTTTGCCACATTCGACTTTTGAGACATCCTTATGGAGAGTCAGGAAACCCAGTTCTAACTATCAGACTGCTAatcaggtggggaggggaggaaaataaaataaaggcacCACATACACCAAGCCATTAACTCTTGCcgtgggagggggggacagaTAAGGtaacaaaaagcaaacaaaccctccccccctttaaaaaaagactGGGAATTATAATAGCGGCGATGCTCATTTTGTTGAGCATCACATTACAGAGGCAGGTGCAGGGGGGTGAGGAAAGGTGTCCTGGGTCGCAGCTGGGGTGCAGCACTGAACGAGACGGAGGAGTTTGGATGGGCAAAGAAATAAAATGAGCAGCATGCGAAGGGGGACAAAAAAAGAGGACAAGACTGGGCAAGCACTGATAGCTCACAAACTTTCCTCGAGAAGCACGAGGGGCTCAAAACAAGGCCGGATCTTGCGACAGGCAGGCTAGCAGACCAGGAAAGCGCAAGAAAGCAGCGACACCGGCAGCAGCATTtaaccccccctcaaaaaaaaacctcctcacccgtattattattttttttttcctgcttagaGGCATCTCTTTCAGGCTGCGTGTCTTCCTTTCTTTTGGAAAGGGAGACGGCTGGAAACGGATCTAACATACACCCCTCggttgcttttttttgggggggggggaatcccacaaCCCATAGAGGAAAGGCGACCCCGGGATCGAGAGATCCGGGCGCCCTTCCCCTGCTCCAAGCCaacaatagagagagagagacctacgGGCCACGGTGCAGGTTGGGACCCTCGGTGGCGCCACACACGCTGGGTGGCGGTGGCATCGGCGAACAAGGATAACGTGAACGAGAGCGATCGGctctcttgggggggggtctgcatgCGATGCAATTTGGGGGGggcttggaggaggggggggcgccagcgcttctctccctccctcccccccccgcttttggCGACCTGCTCTGGGACAACACACACCCGCCCGGCGGAGTAGGCACAAGGGAAGAAATATTCACCTTCCCGCCTCATGCCCACTTTGAGGCACTTCTTGAGGCGACAGTACTGGCACTGGTTGCGGTGGTGCTGGTCGATGGGGCAGTTGCGGTTGGCCCGGCACGTGTACGTTAAGTTCCGGCGGACGCTGCGCTTGAAGAAACTTTTGCAGCCCTCGCAGGTGAACTGCCCGTAGTGCTTGCCGCTCGACTTGTCCCCGCACACCACGCACTcgatgtgctgctgctgctgctgctgcccgccgcccggcccgccgccgccgccctgctgctgctgctgctgctgctggcccttGTCCCCCGGCGTGGACGGCGCGCCCGGCTGGCTGGGCGTCTGCGGCGTGTGGGGGGCCGCCGAGGCCCCTTGCTGCGGGTCCCGGCCCGGCTGCGCCGCCCCGGCGGGGCCGCCCCCGGCCACCTCCTCCTGCGCATCTCGCCAGCTGCTAACTACCATTGCCATATCTCGGGCCCGCGGAGGcgaaaaaagaagaggggggggcgCGGGCTGCCGGGGCCGGGAGAGGAGGGgagcggggtggggagggggtgggtgggagggagggttgggagggtgggtgggggagaagggcgGCTGCctgggttcgggggggggggcgcgggagaaggaccggggtgggggtgggctccTCCCGCCTCTCCGCcgggctgccgccgccgctcTGCCGCCGCTCGCCGCGGGTTCGCGGCTTCCTCTGGCTGCCCTGCCCCCGCctgccctccttcctcctcctcctccctcctcctcctcctcctccccggctCCCTCTACTCGTAGTCGGGGGGGCGCGCCGCCTAGACCCCCCCCTGGCCTGCGACGATCCCCCCCTCCCGGGCCGCCCTGCACCCCGGCGCCGGGTCCCCCTTCAAGTTGCGAAGCCCGGCAGGGCGAAGCAGCCGGCGGCGGCTAGAGGCATCCAGGAGGGGCGGCGGAGGAGGCGGAGGGGAGGGCGGCGGAGAGCGGGAAGGGGCGGCGGGCAGGACGctccggcccccgccgccgccgccgccgccgccgccggagcgCGTCCGAGGGAGGCTGGCTGCGGAGCGAGGCCGGCGGGGAGGCGCTCAGGGCGCGCGGCGGTCCCGGGGGCCAGGTCGGAGGCAGCGCGGCGCGGGCGGCCATTCAGGGCAGGCTCCGGAGAGGCGCGGCGCGCGGGGGCTCCGGCGGCTGCTGCTGGGCTGCTCGGGCCGCCGCCGAGGCTTCCTGCGCCGGGCTGGAGCTGCtggcgccgccgctgctgctggagctgctggagctgctgctggagctgctgctgctgctgctgccgcctcctccGCCGCGTCGCTGGCTGCTCGCTCCCGCCCGCCCGGCTCAGTCGCAGCGATACAAAGGCGAGCTCGGAGCCCCTCGGACGGGGAGACGGATCCGCAGCCCGGCTCCCGAGCCCCAGGACAgcatgggagaaggaggcggcggagcccgaggagaatcggcggcgacggcggcggcggctgtcACCCGCGGAGGGGAGGGGACGCCGAACAGGCGAGAGATCCAAAGTAGGTCGAATAAATAaacccgcggctcccggcggcttCCGCGCCCGCTTCGTGCCTTCTTTCTTCTGCCGTCGCCGGTGACAATAATCGCTGGAGATCGCccgggaaaaaaaaaaaacgtccttttttttttcttaaaaaaaaaaaatcggaggaggggaaaaaaaaaccttcagcagCCTCGAGcgagaaaaaaacacaccctccCCTAAAATAAAAAAAGTGTTTAAAATTGACGAGATGGAGAATCTTAAAAAGagtccctcttttttcttcttctttgctccttctcttttctttgcggtctttttttttttttttttaaactttccccTCTCTCTAGCCTCACGGAGGAAGGAAGCGATAAGACACGGGGAAAAAAGAAAGGTGGaaaaagagaggagaaaagaagaagatgaaggaaagggaggggaaaaaagccccTTCGACTAATAGAATATgcaagaaaggagagagagggagagagaggagagagagagggagagagagagagagagagggagaacccAAAAATGAATGCGTTTAAGCGGGAAGACTAGCAGAGCAATGTTTCCGAAAGGGGGATCTGCGCGAATGTCTGTATATAGTGAACTTTGACACGACTATTGAAACTGACACGTTTCTATGGAGATCGCTGCCTTATATGGAGCTCATGTCAAGGAGCCAAGAGAGGGGCTGCTGGCAACTGATAATCAAAGGCGACTGACTGGTCAGAGCCCTGaattggggggagagaaaatgggcGGCTAAGGTTAGCCAAGCCTCCTTCCCCCCATTGGctgaggtctctctctctccccccccctccgcctttATTCTTTGCTACCTACTGACTGagatgggaaggagggaggggggaaggagagaggagggagggggaaggagagaggagggaggggggagggaaagagcgagagcgggaggggaggggaggggaggggagggggattcatCTGACAAGCGCAATTTACATTGAGATCGCCCTGCTCTGCTATTTACTTTGAGACCTGATTAGTATGGGTCGTCTATggtcacacacacagacacacacgcacggttaaaagaaagggaaggggggcgcGGGAAAGAGATGCGTGGCgataaggggaagggggaattaaAAGGAAATTATTTTGGCTCGTTCTGAaaaagtttctcccccccccccacaaattagATTTTCTCTGTGTCTCTttgggattttcttttcttttcaaaaaaagACCCTGATTAGGAATTACGACTCGTGGATTGGATTCCATTGTTTAATGGCTGGAAGTAAGATGGCTAAGGAGATTCCATAAGGAATGTaagtatttaaaaatacatttatggTTGCATATGTTGCAGTTCAACAcgtccccctctctcccctccccggctCCTTTTCTTCACATtaacctctccttcccccctttttaaaatgtttcattatCGTCACTAGCGCCGAGTGGATCTCCCCCAGTCTGAAACCAACACCTTATTGCACTTGGAGAGATCCCCCGCTGCATTTCTAACagactttttttatttatttaaaaaaaggaatcctAACTTGTCCTCTTCTGCTCCCGCCTCCCTTCTTCGTTTTCCAAGAATGTTTTTAAACAGCCGCAGTAATTATTAAAATATAACAATTTGCGATGGTTTTAGCTATTTATCCGGGAGGATCAATGCTTGCAAAGGAAAGTTcacgag includes:
- the NR2F1 gene encoding COUP transcription factor 1, whose product is MAMVVSSWRDAQEEVAGGGPAGAAQPGRDPQQGASAAPHTPQTPSQPGAPSTPGDKGQQQQQQQQGGGGGPGGGQQQQQQHIECVVCGDKSSGKHYGQFTCEGCKSFFKRSVRRNLTYTCRANRNCPIDQHHRNQCQYCRLKKCLKVGMRREAVQRGRMPPSQPNPGQYALTNGDPLNGHCYLSGYISLLLRAEPYPTSRYGSQCMQPNNIMGIENICELAARLLFSAVEWARNIPFFPDLQITDQVALLRLTWSELFVLNAAQCSMPLHVAPLLAAAGLHASPMSADRVVAFMDHIRIFQEQVEKLKALHVDSAEYSCLKAIVLFTSDACGLSDAAHIESLQEKSQCALEEYVRSQYPNQPSRFGKLLLRLPSLRTVSSSVIEQLFFVRLVGKTPIETLIRDMLLSGSSFNWPYMSIQCS